One window from the genome of Cygnus olor isolate bCygOlo1 chromosome W unlocalized genomic scaffold, bCygOlo1.pri.v2 SUPER_W5, whole genome shotgun sequence encodes:
- the LOC121062981 gene encoding histidine triad nucleotide-binding protein 1-like isoform X6: MADGIVRAQAAWPGGGAAAAAAFGEVACKGKEVPANVLREDERSWTRSALRSVTVRLRLRCFFLVLPEKAVVRLCEAEDSGGPLLGRLMVVGKKCAANLDLTNGFRMAVNAHPRALQAIAYIYVFWVAVSWAGLPAKVFAPQASLHAYGSPPKEPMELLKETCSNGPRLSSPPRSR, encoded by the exons ATGGCCGACGGGATTGTTAGGGCGCAGGCCGCCTGGCCCGGTGGCGGCGCTGCCGCTGCAGCCGCTTTCGGAGAGGTCGCCTGCAAGGGCAAGGAGGTCCCCGCCAACGTTCTCCGTGAGGATGAGCGGTCGTGGACGAGGAG TGCCTTGCGTTCCGTGACAGTTCGCCTCAGGCTCCGGTGTTTCTTCCTAGTCCTTCCTGAGAAGGCAGTTGTCCGGTTATGTGAAGCAGAAGATTCTGGCGGACCC cttCTTGGGCGTTTAATGGTTGTTGGCAAGAAGTGTGCTGCTAACCTGGACCTGACCAATGGATTCCGGATGGCTGTGAATGCCCACCCTCGGGCCCTTCAGGCTATCGCGTACATCTACGTATTCTGGGTGGCGGTCAGTTGGGCCGGCCTCCCGGCTAAGGTTTTTGCACCGCAGGCGTCACTGCACGCGTACGGGTCGCCGCCGA AAGAGCCGATGGAACTGCTCAAAGAAACCTGTTCAAATGGACCTCGA